A stretch of DNA from Rhodospirillaceae bacterium:
GCCGCTCCAGGGCCCTGCGGCTCGCCCGGTGGGCGGCGAGCGCCCGCTCGGTCCGGTGCCGGCCCCGGCGCACCGCCTCGGCCAACGGGCCGGCGGCACCGGATTCTCCTGCGTCGGGTCGTGCGTCCTCTCCCGGCACGTCTATGGGCAGGGGCCACAGGCCGGCGCGCCGGTGGGCGCTGCGCCGGTCGAGGCCGGACAGGTCGGCCTGCAACCTGATGACCCGGAGCATGAGCGACGCCGAGCCCTTCTCGACCGCGGCGTCCCAGGCCTGCTCGAGCCGGCCGAGCAGGATCTGCGCCTCCTCGCGCTCGACCGTCCGCCACGCCGCCCGGATCGCCCGCACCCGCGCGGCGACCGCCGGCCGCTCCAGCAGCTCGTGCCCGGTCTGGCGCGCCGAGCCTGCGGCATAGCCGGCGTCCCGCGCCGCCCCGGCGGCGTTGCCCGTGGCGGCGTAATGGCGGCAGAACTCCTCCTGCCGCTGGGTGAGGGGCGGGGCCGGCAGGGGCGCAGCGGGCGAAGCCTCCGAGGCGGTTTCGGCCGGGTTGTCGGACAAGGGCCGGGACATGACGGGTTTCCTCATGTTTGATAAATGTTCCTTTTGAAGATATAGGAAAAAAACATGATAATCAACAATTTTTCCTCTGCCCCGACAAACCCCATCCGTCATTCCGACCGGAGCGGACGCCAGTCCGCGAAGTAGCCTGCCCTGAGCGAAGTCGAAGGGGAAGAATCCCGTCGCCGGACTCCGGGATCCGTTCGTCGGGTTCGAGCCGGGATCCCTCCGCTCGCTCCGCTCGGTCGGGATGACGGTGAGGGGACGGCCGGTCCGAACGACGGGCGGGCAGTACGGTTCTGCGGGCGCTTCCCCTTGCCGCCCCGGACGCCCCGCAGGGGCGATCCGGGGACCAGAGCCGACCCGAAAGTCCTCTGCCTGTGGCCCTGGGCCCCGGATCGTCGCTCCGCTCCGTCCGGGGAAGCAATAGGGGGCGGTTGGCGGGCCAGCGTCCCTTCCGCAAAGGAATCCCGAGGGGAGGGGGACCGCCCGGCATTCCTGCAGCTCTCCGCAGCGGAAATTGCAGGGGAAGGCGCTCCGGGCGGACAGGCACCAAACCGCCGTCGCCGGCTCGCACCGTTCCGTCACCGCGTACGAAATGGCAGGCCGCTGCCGCGAAAAAATATACAAACGATATGAATACTGTTCCGAACAATACGCAAATTTTATGGAAGATTTGCTAGCTAATGGCCTTTGCATCCTGCAGCCGTTGAGGTCGGCACAATCGAAGCAGTGCATCGTCCCGGCGATTTCGACGCCGAACAACTGACGCCGGCGGCCGTCTTCGTGACGTCCGGCCGCCGCGCGGGTCGGCGTCAACCCGTTCTTTCGATCTCCCGTTCAGGAGGGGTCATAGTGAGTTTCCGGCTCTCCCTCGGCGTTCTGCTCGCCCTGCTGCTGTTCTGCGCGCCGGCCCAGGCCCAATACTGGTATCTGGGCGGCGGCATCAATTCGCTGCATTCGGAACGGGAAGATAATGGTCGCCTCTCCACGCGGTTGGGTTTTTTCGGCCCGCGCATCTATGGCGGCTACCGGTTCAACGACTGGTTCGCCCTCGAGGCCGAGGTCGGGAAATCCGGGTTTCGGGGCCAGTTGTGGACCGATCTCTTCGACGCCAAGCTGGACATGTGGAACGTCGCGCTTTCCGGGCTGGTCTATCTGCCGCTCGACGGCCCGATCCAGCCGTTCGTCTATGCGGGCGCCGGCCGGAGCTACTGGACCATCGACGCGGAATTCCTGCGCAATAACCCGAATTACAGACGTTCCAGGAAATCGTCTTCCGACTTTTACTGGCATATCGGATTTGGGGCGGAAGCCAGGGTCGGCGAAAATCTGAAGATCCGGATCGGCTACCGCTCCTGGACGGCCAGGATAGAACCGCCCGAGAACTGGCCCCATATCCCGAACGAATACCGCTGGCGCCGCCAGTCCCTGGATGTTGCGGTTCACTGGGCCTTCGGGGCGGCCGGCAAGCGGCCGTCGTCGGCCGGGCAGAGCGGCGGCCGCCCTGCCGCAGATTCCGGGCGATGGTATCTGGGCGGCGGCATCAACACACTGCATTCGGAACGGGAGGACAACAACATCCTCTCGGCCGAACTGGATTTTTCCGGCCCGCGCATCTATGGCGGCTACCGGTTCAACGAGTGGTTCGCCCTCGAGGCCGAGGTCGGGAAAATCTCGTCTCGAGGCTTTGTGTGGAACGCTATCTTCAACGTCGAGCTGGACATGTGGAACGTCGCGCTTTCCGGGCTGTTCTACCTGCCGCTCGACGGCCCGGTGCAGCCGTTCGCCTATGCGGGCGCCGGCCGGAGCTACTGGACGATCGACGCGGAATATAATCGCGGTTACCAGGGCCACAGGTTTGTCAGGGATTCGTCTTCCGACTTCGGAATTTCCTAGTTTAAGGTCTTGTTTTTGGTTATCCTGAAGGGGACAGGCCAGCGTTACCGCGAGGGATGGGGCTGCTTCGCCCGCTCTTCGTTCAAGAACAGTCCCCATGCCTTCCGGCCCTTGCGGCTGTTGCAGTTTCCGCAGAGCGCGATTCGGTTTGCCTGGTCATCCTCCCCGCCGCGTACATGCGGGATGCGATGATCGAGGTCGAGATCGACGGCCCGCAAGCCCTCGGAATCGCAGTAGGGGTTGACGCATTGCCGCCCCTGTCGGTTCCACAGGATTTGGCGCAGCTTGGCGTCCGAGATCGACGGGATGTCCTTGCGCTTGAGTGATTTCCGCACGCGGACCGGAGCAACGTGGCCCTCCAGGTCCAAGCCCGCCGCCTCTTGCAAACGTTTGTCGGTTTCAGTTTCAGCAACGGGGTCTATATCGACACCGA
This window harbors:
- a CDS encoding outer membrane beta-barrel protein; this translates as MSFRLSLGVLLALLLFCAPAQAQYWYLGGGINSLHSEREDNGRLSTRLGFFGPRIYGGYRFNDWFALEAEVGKSGFRGQLWTDLFDAKLDMWNVALSGLVYLPLDGPIQPFVYAGAGRSYWTIDAEFLRNNPNYRRSRKSSSDFYWHIGFGAEARVGENLKIRIGYRSWTARIEPPENWPHIPNEYRWRRQSLDVAVHWAFGAAGKRPSSAGQSGGRPAADSGRWYLGGGINTLHSEREDNNILSAELDFSGPRIYGGYRFNEWFALEAEVGKISSRGFVWNAIFNVELDMWNVALSGLFYLPLDGPVQPFAYAGAGRSYWTIDAEYNRGYQGHRFVRDSSSDFGIS